Proteins encoded by one window of Arachis ipaensis cultivar K30076 chromosome B04, Araip1.1, whole genome shotgun sequence:
- the LOC107638099 gene encoding LOW QUALITY PROTEIN: transcription initiation factor TFIID subunit 2-like (The sequence of the model RefSeq protein was modified relative to this genomic sequence to represent the inferred CDS: substituted 2 bases at 2 genomic stop codons) — protein MAKPRKPKNEDPKPENSGALVHHXKLXLSINLHKRLLYRYAELEIAVPEIGIVRLHAENLGIESVSVDGEPTEFEYYPQQHQQQAEDDDRRWSSVYSPASAAEAAGSVYLSALEKELVPNLLINRCKPAKAESERLEQQPVSENGFHSFVESKSHCTWVRILLSSLLFTIKSLKYN, from the exons ATGGCGAAGCCTCGTAAGCCAAAGAACGAGGACCCTAAACCCGAGAATTCTGGCGCCCTAGTTCACCACTAGAAGCTCTGACTCTCCATCAACCTCCACAAACGCCTCCTCTACAG GTATGCTGAATTGGAGATTGCCGTGCCGGAGATCGGGATCGTTCGCCTGCACGCTGAGAATTTGGGGATTGAGAGTGTTTCCGTCGACGGTGAGCCCACTGAGTTCGAGTATTATCCTCAGCAGCACCAGCAGCAGGCGGAGGACGATGACAGGAGGTGGAGCTCCGTCTATTCGCCTGCCTCGGCTGCTGAAGCTGCCGGCTCAGTGTACTTGTCTGCTCTGGAGAAGGAGCTGGTGCCGAATTTGCTCATTAACCGTTGCAAGCCGGCCAAGGCTGAGAGTGAACGGCTCGAGCAGCAGCCGGTCTCTGAAAATGGGTTTCATTCCTTTGTTGAGTCTAAGTCTCATTGCACATGGGTGCGTATATTATTATCGTCTCTATTATTCACTATTAAAAGtctaaaatataactaa